From Brucella pseudogrignonensis:
AGAACACGTTGTCGTTGAAGCCGATGATCGATGAGATCAAAGAAGCTTCCAAAGCACTGGAACTCCTTTCTTGGGTCGATCGCTTCAGGGTAGAAGTCGTGCCGAAAATCTCCTCTTTCCGCTCCCAAGTGGTCCATAACGATCTCAACAGCGACAACGTTGTCGTCGATCCTCATGAAACGGACCGCGTCGTTGGGATCATTGATTTTGGTGACATGGTGCGGACACCGGTGATCTTCGACGCTGCAGTTGCTGCAGCCTACCAATTGACCGAGGCCGATGATCCTATGGCTGCTGCCTGTGATTTTCTGGCAGGTTTTCATAGCAAGCGCGCATTGTTGGCGGAAGAGGTCGATGTGCTGTTTACCACTATTGTCGCGCGCACCGTCATGCGCATCGCAATCACCGAGTGGCGGGCCGTTCGTTTCCCCGAAAACCGCAGCTACATCCTTCGCAACACACCGCAGGCTTGGCTTCAGTTCCATCGTCTCGTCGAAATCCCCCATTCCCGGGCAGCAGACATGTTTGCTCGCGCACTCTCTTTCTAGGAGTACCCTGATGTCATCATCCGCTTCCGCCTATATGATCAACGGTTTCGATCCAAGCACAGTTGATAAACTATCTACCAATGAACAGGCGCTGATTGCGCGAAGGAAAACGCTTCTCGGGCCCTCCTACAAGCTCTTCTACGAGCATCCAGTGCATGTCGTAAGGGGCGAAGGTGTATGGCTTTATGATCCCGACGGCAATGCTTACCTCGACGTCTACAATAACGTCCCTTCCGTCGGCCACTGCCACCCTCGCGTGGTCGAAGCGATTACCAGGCAGTCCTCTGTT
This genomic window contains:
- a CDS encoding phosphotransferase, yielding MLQSKTNPVTPALTAKSSLLTSEEAADLALQHYGLKVRAHRLSGEKDSNFRISTDNGDEYLLKVVNPGEDPAVTNMHTMALRHVEERDPGMPVQRVVPCHDGRFDFEIDYGPNDRRTVRLVTFTKGELQRKTPQTGRQRRNIGASLARLQEALEDFRHPAENHFSTWDLKNTLSLKPMIDEIKEASKALELLSWVDRFRVEVVPKISSFRSQVVHNDLNSDNVVVDPHETDRVVGIIDFGDMVRTPVIFDAAVAAAYQLTEADDPMAAACDFLAGFHSKRALLAEEVDVLFTTIVARTVMRIAITEWRAVRFPENRSYILRNTPQAWLQFHRLVEIPHSRAADMFARALSF